A single region of the Lotus japonicus ecotype B-129 chromosome 4, LjGifu_v1.2 genome encodes:
- the LOC130711053 gene encoding ferredoxin--nitrite reductase, chloroplastic, protein MSSSFSIRFLAPPFPSTSRPKSCLSAATPAVAPTDAAVSRLEPRVEERNGYWVLKEEHRGGINPQEKVKLEKEPMALFMEGGIDELAKVSIEELDSSKLTKDDVDVRLKWLGLFHRRKHQYGRFMMRLKLPNGVTTSAQTRYLASVIRKYGKDGCADVTTRQNWQIRGVVLPDVPEILKGLAEVGLTSLQSGMDNVRNPVGNPLAGIDPDEIVDTRPYTNLLSHFITANSRGNPTVSNLPRKWNVCVVGSHDLFEHPHINDLAYMPANKDGRFGFNLLVGGFFSPKRCAEAIPLDAWVSAEDVIPVCKAILEMYRDLGTRGNRQKTRMMWLIDELGIEVFRSEVEKRMPLGQQLERASQEDLVQKQWERRDYFGANPQKQEGLSYVGIHIPVGRIQADEMDELARLADEYGTGELRLTVEQNIIIPNVENSKLSALLNEPLLKEKFSPEPSLLMKTLVACTGSQFCGQAIIETKARALKVTEEVERLVAVTRPVRMHWTGCPNTCGQVQVADIGFMGCMARDENGKPGEGVDIFLGGRIGSDSHLAEVYKKAVPCKDLVPIVADILVKHFGAVQRNREEGDD, encoded by the exons ATGTCTTCTTCCTTCTCCATTCGCTTCCTCGCTCCTCCATTTCCCTCCACCTCTCGCCCCAAGTCATGTCTCTCCGCCGCCACGCCGGCTGTGGCTCCAACCGATGCGGCGGTGTCGAGGTTGGAGCCCAGAGTGGAGGAGAGAAATGGGTACTGGGTTTTGAAGGAAGAGCACAGGGGTGGCATTAATCCGCAGGAAAAGGTGAAGCTGGAGAAAGAGCCTATGGCCCTTTTTATGGAAGGTGGGATTGATGAGTTGGCTAAGGTTTCTATTGAAGAGCTTGATAGCTCTAAGCTTACTAAGGATGATGTTGATGTTAGGCTCAAATGGCTTGGTCTTTTTCATAGGAGAAAGCATCAGT ATGGTAGATTTATGATGAGGCTGAAACTTCCAAATGGGGTGACAACGAGTGCGCAGACACGATACTTGGCGAGTGTGATCAGGAAGTACGGGAAAGATGGGTGTGCTGATGTGACCACAAGGCAGAATTGGCAAATTCGTGGTGTAGTGCTACCTGATGTTCCTGAAATTCTTAAGGGCCTTGCAGAGGTTGGCTTGACTAGTCTGCAGAGTGGTATGGACAATGTAAGAAACCCTGTGGGTAACCCTCTTGCAGGCATTGACCCTGATGAGATTGTTGATACCCGACCTTACACGAACTTGTTGTCCCATTTCATCACTGCCAATTCACGTGGCAACCCAACCGTCTCAAACTT GCCAAGGAAGTGGAATGTATGCGTTGTGGGTTCTCATGATCTCTTTGAGCATCCCCACATAAATGATCTTGCTTACATGCCTGCTAACAAAGATGGTCGTTTTGGATTCAACTTATTGGTGGGGGGTTTCTTTAGTCCCAAGCGATGTGCAGAGGCAATTCCACTTGATGCATGGGTCTCTGCAGAAGATGTAATCCCAGTTTGTAAAGCAATCCTCGAGATGTACAGGGATCTTGGCACCAGAGGAAACAGACAGAAAACAAGAATGATGTGGTTGATTGACGAACTG GGGATAGAAGTATTCAGGTCAGAGGTGGAAAAAAGAATGCCATTAGGGCAGCAGCTGGAGAGAGCATCCCAGGAAGATCTGGTTCAGAAACAATGGGAAAGAAGAGATTACTTTGGTGCCAATCCACAGAAACAAGAGGGCTTAAGCTATGTTGGGATTCACATTCCAGTTGGTAGGATCCAAGCAGATGAGATGGACGAGCTGGCCCGTCTGGCCGATGAATACGGCACTGGTGAACTCAGGCTCACTGTAGAGCAAAACATAATAATCCCAAATGTGGAAAACTCAAAACTCAGTGCCCTGCTCAATGAGCCTCTCTTGAAAGAAAAGTTCTCACCTGAACCTTCCCTTCTAATGAAAACACTGGTGGCATGCACTGGTAGCCAATTTTGTGGGCAAGCCATAATTGAGACAAAGGCGAGGGCATTGAAGGTGACTGAAGAAGTGGAGAGACTAGTGGCAGTGACTAGGCCTGTGAGAATGCACTGGACTGGGTGTCCCAACACCTGCGGGCAAGTGCAGGTTGCTGATATTGGTTTCATGGGGTGCATGGCCAGAGATGAGAATGGTAAGCCTGGTGAAGGTGTGGATATTTTCCTGGGAGGGAGGATAGGAAGTGATTCACACTTAGCTGAGGTTTATAAGAAGGCTGTTCCTTGCAAGGACTTGGTGCCCATAGTGGCAGACATACTAGTAAAACATTTTGGAGCTGTCCAGAGGAATagagaagaaggagatgatTAA
- the LOC130712253 gene encoding uncharacterized protein LOC130712253 — MRKEYESNMDKPFGGKVVVLSGDFKQILSVIPKGGRQDIVSAAVNSSDLWKHCENPLLDLVDFTFPNLVQNMKIDKFLEERCILCPTLESVENVNDFILEFLPGDIDEDTENESKWFTIEFLNDITCSGIPNHKITLKVGAPIMLLRNIDQAADLCNETRLIVSDLETNVTRVTVLTRTNNGDDIFIPRKDMVPSDLGYLFKFERRQFSISLCFAMTINKSKGQSLSHIGLYLFHPVFTHSQFYVALSSVRLRNELKLLVMDAEGKVTNKTKTMVYKKMSDNIWDL; from the exons ATGAGAAAAGAATATGAAAGCAACATGGACAAGCCATTTGGCGGTAAGGTTGTAGTTCTTAGTGGTGACTTCAAACAAATTCTATCGGTCATTCCAAAAGGGGGAAGACAAGACATCGTATCGGCTGCGGTTAATTCTTCTGATCTTTGGAAACATT GTGAAAATCCTCTTCTCGATCTGGTTGATTTCACATTTCCCAATTTGGTGCAGAATATGAAGATTGACAAGTTTTTGGAGGAACGATGCATATTGTGCCCTACCTTGGAATCTGTTGAGAATGTTAATGATTTCATCCTTGAATTTCTTCCAGGTGATATTGATGAGGACACCGAAAACGAGTCAAAGTGGTTTACTATTGAGTTCTTAAATGATATTACATGCTCTGGAATACCGAATCACAAAATAACATTGAAGGTAGGTGCTCCGATAATGCTTTTAAGAAATATAGATCAAGCAGCCGATTTATGCAATGAGACGCGACTAATTGTGTCTGATCTTGAAACAAATGTTACACGTGTCACTGTACTAACACGAACTAACAATGGAGATGACATTTTCATTCCAAGAAAGGACATGGTGCCATCTGACTTAGGTTACCTGTTTAAGTTTGAAAGACGTCAATTTTCGATCAGTCTgtgttttgcaatgactataaataaaagtaaagGCCAGTCATTGTCTCATATTGGCTTATACCTTTTTCACCCGGTCTTCACACATAGTCAATTTTATGTAGCTCTCTCAAGTGTAAGGTTAAGAAATGAACTCAAATTATTAGTTATGGATGCAGAAGGAAAGGTgacaaacaaaacaaagactatGGTTTACAAAAAAATGTCTGACAATATATGGGATTTGTAA